The Brachyhypopomus gauderio isolate BG-103 chromosome 12, BGAUD_0.2, whole genome shotgun sequence genome window below encodes:
- the slc29a1b gene encoding equilibrative nucleoside transporter 1 yields MATYEPQDKFKAVWLILFMLGLGTLLPWNFFITATMYFTNRLADPGDESTERNVLQAKFNNVMTLCAMIPLLIFTCLTSVLHHRLSQKIRIMGSLVAIFVVFLVTAILVKVSIAPMPFFVITMIKIVINNAFGAVLQGSVFGMAGLFPAAYTVPIMSGQGLAGTFAAFSMICAIASGSSLSDIAFGYFITVCVVISLIILSYAILPRLEFYQHYHQKVLKCSPQDEEHKMDLLIKGDQQGTSTSGVAQKGSSIFSIFKKIWLMALSVCFAFAITIGIFPAVTVDVKSTIADGGAWETYFIPVSCFLLFNICDWSGRSLTAVYMWPGKDSRLLPALLLGRVIFVPLFMLCNVQPRYNLPVIFANDAWFIIFMILFAFSNGYLASLCMCYGPKKVPASEAETAGAIMAFFLSLGLSLGAAFSFLFRGVI; encoded by the exons ATGGCCACATACGAACCCCAAGACAA ATTCAAAGCCGTGTGGCTTATTCTGTTCATGCTTGGATTAGGAACGTTACTGCCATGGAATTTCTTCATAACCGCCACCATG TATTTCACTAATCGTCTGGCAGACCCTGGAGACGAGTCGACCGAGAGGAACGTCCTGCAAGCCAAATTCAATAATGTGATGACGTTGTGTGCTATGATCCCCCTGTTGAtcttcacctgtctcacatctgTCCTGCACCACAG ACTTTCCCAGAAGATAAGGATCATGGGCAGCTTGGTTGCCATCTTTGTGGTGTTTCTGGTGACTGCTATCTTGGTCAAAGTGTCTATAGCCCCTATGCCATTCTTTGTGATCACCATGATAAAAATCGTCATCAATAATG cATTTGGAGCTGTCCTGCAGGGCAGTGTCTTTGGCATGGCTGGTCTGTTTCCCGCTGCCTACACTGTACCCATCATGAGCGGCCAAGGACTGGCAGGCACTTTCGCCGCCTTCTCCATGATTTGTGCCATTGCGA GTGGGTCTTCGCTATCGGACATTGCCTTTGGCTActtcatcactgtgtgtgtcgtCATCAGCCTCATCATCCTGTCCTACGCCATCCTCCCTAGACTG GAATTTTACCAGCATTACCATCAGAAGGTCCTGAAATGTTCTCCTCAGGATGAAGAGCACAAAATGGACCTGTTGATAAAAG GGGACCAGCAGGGGACCAGCACTAGTGGGGTTGCCCAGAAGGGTTCCTCCATTTTCAGTATCTTTAAGAag ATCTGGCTGATggccctgtctgtctgctttgCCTTCGCCATCACCATCGGCATTTTCCCCGCTGTGACTGTGGATGTTAAGTCCACCATCGCTGATGGAGGAGCCTGGG aaACCTACTTCATCCCAGTGTCCTGTTTCCTTCTCTTCAACATCTGTGACTGGTCAGGCAGAAGCCTGACGGCTGTGTATATGTGG CCCGGGAAGGACAGCCGGCTCCTGCCCGCGCTACTGCTGGGCCGCGTGATCTTTGTACCTCTCTTCATGCTCTGCAACGTCCAGCCGCGCTATAATCTGCCCGTGATCTTCGCCAACGACGCCTGGTTCATCATCTTCATGATCCTCTTCGCGTTCTCCAATGGCTACCTGGCCAGCCTCTGCATGTGCTACGGCCCCAA GAAGGTGCCGGCCAGTGAGGCGGAGACTGCAGGTGCGATCAtggctttctttctctcactcggCCTTTCCCTGGGGGCTGCCTTCTCCTTCCTGTTCCGAGGGGTCATATGA